The Theobroma cacao cultivar B97-61/B2 chromosome 1, Criollo_cocoa_genome_V2, whole genome shotgun sequence genome contains the following window.
CCCCGGAGGAAATTGGCCGCACTTGTGACACCTGGCGACCACCAGTATCTGACGACACGAGGGGCACGAGGAGTGGGAGCCTAGCCAGGTGTCTACACAACCCACATGGAAGCCATGTCCACACTGGGGCAATACCCTGATCTCATCCCCCTCCGCGAACTCCCCCAAGCATATAGCGCACTCCATTGATGCAAACTTTACAGTGTCAGTGCTTATAGCAGCGTCTTTGTTGTAGGTGACTTTGGGGAGAGATTGAAGGACCTTCTTTTTGAGGCCCTTGTTGGCTGAGGTCTGAGAGGCGTTGTTGTTGGCAGTTCTCCGGCGGCGGAGACATGCACAGCGCGCCACCGCTATGAGACCCACCACGCATATCAATGCGCAAAGGAGAGCTGCTAATATCACCACAAGGTCAGACTCCACGGTCACTGCCTCTGGCGGCGGAGCCTGAGCTGTTGAGAGGAATCTTTGATAACGTGTCATAGCTTCTCATATGTTGCTAGGCTAGCTCTTGCTGGAgctcaacaaaaaaaagacaGACGGTTTCTTGCGAGAATTTCGCGTCTCGAGATCCTTTGGAAGAAAATCCTGTTTCCTAGTAAGAGTAATGCGAAAGGCTTATATATGTTAGGGGAACATCAAACAAGGACTGGGGTTTTGGAGGATTGTGTTTAACTTGAAAAGCAGGAAAAAGACAAGGTGGGCTTACAGTTGTAGGGAAATGGAATGAGGAGCCGGAGAAGATAAGGGGAGAAGGAAAGGTGGGCAGCTCGGATAAGAAGGCGCCTACAACTTTTAGTGCTACTACTATTAGTAGTAAGAGTAATAGTAGTGGtacaattatataataattacatATAGCACAAGTGGCATTGAGAGTTAGATAGGCCAACCTGGCCTCCCTGATGATTaacttttatctttaaatCACATAAATAAGGACGACTTAATCTCTTATCATTCCGGAAACGACTAATTCACCCTAGCGCTAACGACAGTGAATTTGGAACCTTACTGACTCCAGATTCATTGCTTCGTTTCGTTTCGTTTCAATAAAATCAACTGACTCAAGGTTTCACGGGCAAATTGCTAAACCAGTTGGAACCTTGTGTTTAGAacctttaatttaatttcccATTGCCATTGGGAAGCTCTGCTTCGATCTGGAGACCGGAGACTTGAGAGAGATGCTTATTGGACATGTGCAGTTACCTGTCTGGCGGCGTTGGCTACCTTTTTCTTATTCACACCACTTTATGTGTACTACTAGTTATCGATATTTATCACCAATCACTGGGCAGCACACTGTTCAGCTTGTAGTGATTCCTCTTGAGCAGGTTGGATTTCAAATTCAATAGATTTGCCACACAGTTCCATTTGAATATAGCCACTCAACTTCCATCTTCAAAACATTATACCAAAACCTCATTTTTGCTCCTCTAATGATGTCCAAAAACTACTGTAATTTGCACGAATAGATTctcacaaatcaaatcaaaccaTTCAACTTCTACACTAAATCAAGTTACAAGTGTGGAAAAATGTAATTATAAACAAGCACTGTTAATGTACATAAAAAAAGCCACTACCTAGCCAAAATATTTCTAACACATTAATATATTCCCCAGAATGCATtcaacaaataatttttacacAACAGGGCTCTGTTAGCTTTGGCAGACAGACAACAGCCTTGTCACTGCCTGCATGCCAGTTTCCACCCCCATTGCGTTCATGCTCCTTGTACTGGGGCAGGCTTGACAAAGGAGAAGTCATCGTCATTTTTTCCTTCTACATGGTGGGTTTCACTTATTTCAGTTGCTTGCTCCTCATCATCCGCTCTTATTATCAAATTGGTTGATGGTGTGGGTGACAATGGCTCGGCTTCAAGATCAGACATGTCATGATCTTCATACGCATAAGAAGAACGAGTTGAGTGACCAGTAGTTTTGAATCGATGAAGTGTATGTCCAGTAGAATGGACAGTGGAAGCTGGGCTTGCAGTTCCACCCAGGGTTCTAGTGGGGGACCTTCCTGCCTTTCCACGCTTCCTTTTTGCAGCCATATGCCACTTCTTAAGGGCCTTGGATGTTTGCTCGTCAAAGATTGATTTTTTCATGTTGGAACCCATCTGCAAGTATCCAGCATTATAAGGATCACTCAAGTTAATTCTATCCATACTTGATAGTTcacacaaaagaaaacaacaaaaggaTCTGATTATAGCACTTATTCATGAagatttgaaaacaaatttcaGAAGCAAGTAAGTTTTAATCTACCCCCTCCATGTGCATACAGAATTAAGTAATTCCTAGAAAGCTGCTTTAATAAAGACATGGGACGGAAAGGCACCTGAGTTACTAGGGCATATAGTGGAAGGGTGATGTAGCTGCACAAACATAGAGCTCCAACCCTGCAAAACCCAGATAAATTTGGAACAA
Protein-coding sequences here:
- the LOC18610624 gene encoding RING-H2 finger protein ATL80, translated to MTRYQRFLSTAQAPPPEAVTVESDLVVILAALLCALICVVGLIAVARCACLRRRRTANNNASQTSANKGLKKKVLQSLPKVTYNKDAAISTDTVKFASMECAICLGEFAEGDEIRVLPQCGHGFHVGCVDTWLGSHSSCPSCRQILVVARCHKCGQFPPGTGTAVSEAEMKALEDNRNATNSFLP